Proteins co-encoded in one Gehongia tenuis genomic window:
- a CDS encoding nucleotidyltransferase: MNVTGIVAEYNPFHNGHLYHLRQAVQRSDCNYVVCVMSGNFTQRGEPAMTDKWTRARAALQLGVDVVLELPFLYAAMPANRFAYGAVKILSGLGPVTHLAFGSEDAAAAEHFRALSKYLHTEEFQRILKSYLAQEPSYPVAYAKALAKISGLPETAFSFPNNILALEYLKALDTLKSPMAPLAIQRQGAQHKDIRLDAYASGSAIRRAREQGLRDLSAAMPFAVWQLVKDLRWVTPGDMAPSFFSRFRTISAAELQGIFDVNEGLENRLIRAFRTTDYELAWKELSCKRYSNARLQRILLYALLNVTQKEMAALDASGRPVYARILGFRRKATPLLREIQDHAAIPVITKAADFHPSGGLNMLWKRDLMATDFYSLLQDHGPSGRDYIKGPVIV; this comes from the coding sequence ATGAATGTTACGGGCATCGTGGCGGAATACAATCCCTTTCACAATGGGCATCTTTATCATCTCAGGCAGGCCGTGCAGCGCTCGGACTGCAACTACGTGGTGTGCGTCATGTCCGGGAATTTCACTCAGCGGGGCGAACCGGCCATGACGGATAAATGGACGCGGGCCCGGGCCGCCCTTCAATTGGGCGTGGATGTGGTGCTGGAGCTGCCTTTCCTCTATGCCGCCATGCCCGCCAACCGCTTTGCCTATGGCGCGGTCAAGATTTTAAGCGGTCTTGGCCCGGTGACCCATCTCGCCTTCGGCTCGGAGGACGCGGCGGCCGCGGAACACTTTCGAGCCCTTTCAAAATACCTCCATACCGAGGAATTTCAACGGATTCTGAAATCCTATTTGGCCCAGGAGCCCTCCTATCCCGTGGCTTATGCCAAAGCGCTTGCGAAAATCTCCGGGCTCCCCGAGACGGCCTTTTCCTTTCCCAACAATATTCTGGCCCTGGAATACCTGAAAGCGCTGGACACCCTGAAAAGTCCCATGGCGCCTCTGGCCATTCAGCGCCAGGGCGCCCAGCACAAGGATATCCGCCTTGACGCGTATGCCAGCGGCAGTGCCATTCGCCGCGCCAGGGAACAGGGCCTTAGGGACCTGTCCGCCGCTATGCCGTTCGCCGTTTGGCAGTTGGTCAAGGATCTCAGGTGGGTGACTCCAGGGGATATGGCCCCCTCTTTTTTCAGCCGTTTCCGCACCATAAGCGCCGCGGAGCTTCAGGGGATTTTCGATGTGAACGAAGGTCTGGAAAACCGCCTTATCCGCGCTTTCCGCACCACGGACTACGAACTGGCCTGGAAGGAGCTCAGCTGCAAGCGCTATTCCAACGCACGGCTGCAGCGCATTCTCCTCTACGCCCTTTTGAACGTGACCCAAAAGGAAATGGCCGCGCTGGACGCATCGGGCCGGCCGGTCTATGCCCGTATCCTGGGCTTTCGCCGGAAAGCCACCCCCCTTCTTCGGGAGATTCAGGACCATGCCGCCATTCCGGTCATCACAAAGGCCGCCGACTTTCATCCGTCGGGCGGCCTTAATATGCTTTGGAAACGGGACCTCATGGCCACCGATTTCTATTCACTTCTGCAGGACCACGGCCCTTCCGGGCGGGATTACATCAAAGGCCCGGTGATTGTTTGA
- the pta gene encoding phosphate acetyltransferase → MSVMDQIKSRAKANKKRIVLAEGMDERVVRAAAEATKISLADIVLLGDPDAIAKFGVDLTGVTIINPLTSKKAADYAEGLYELRKAKGMTLEKAQEMVKNELYFGTMMIKMEDADGMVAGAVNSTPDVLRPALQIIKARKGLSVVSSCFVIEIPDKSYGHEGAFIYSDCGVNPNPDANQLATIAASAAESARLLIGMDPRIAMLSFSTKGSAQHELVDKMQEATRLAKEQFPELVIDGELQVDAALVPEVQKQKAPGSPLGGRANVLIFPDLQAGNIAYKLTQRLAHGIAIGPIIQGLARPVNDLSRGCNVEDIVCGIAITSVQAQA, encoded by the coding sequence ATGTCTGTGATGGATCAAATCAAGAGCCGGGCAAAAGCGAATAAGAAGCGCATCGTACTGGCGGAAGGAATGGATGAACGGGTGGTCAGGGCGGCGGCGGAAGCCACCAAAATCAGCCTGGCGGACATCGTACTGCTGGGCGATCCCGATGCCATCGCCAAATTTGGCGTGGATCTGACGGGCGTGACCATCATCAATCCTTTGACTTCAAAGAAGGCGGCCGATTACGCGGAAGGGCTCTACGAGCTTCGCAAGGCCAAGGGCATGACCCTCGAAAAGGCTCAGGAGATGGTGAAAAACGAGCTTTATTTCGGCACCATGATGATCAAGATGGAGGACGCGGACGGCATGGTGGCCGGAGCCGTGAACTCCACGCCCGACGTGCTCCGTCCGGCGCTGCAGATCATCAAAGCGAGGAAGGGACTTTCCGTCGTTTCCAGCTGCTTCGTGATTGAGATTCCCGACAAGAGCTACGGCCACGAGGGCGCCTTCATCTATTCCGACTGCGGCGTCAACCCCAATCCCGACGCCAACCAGCTTGCGACCATCGCCGCCTCCGCGGCCGAATCGGCCCGGCTTTTGATCGGCATGGACCCGAGGATCGCCATGCTTTCCTTCTCCACCAAGGGCAGCGCCCAGCATGAACTGGTGGACAAGATGCAGGAGGCCACCCGTCTTGCCAAGGAGCAGTTCCCCGAGCTCGTGATCGACGGCGAACTGCAGGTGGACGCGGCGCTGGTTCCGGAAGTGCAAAAGCAGAAGGCTCCGGGCAGCCCCCTCGGCGGCCGGGCCAACGTGCTCATCTTCCCCGACCTTCAGGCCGGAAACATCGCCTACAAACTGACCCAGCGCCTTGCTCACGGCATCGCCATCGGTCCTATCATTCAGGGCCTGGCCCGTCCGGTAAACGACTTGTCCCGCGGCTGCAACGTGGAGGATATCGTGTGCGGTATCGCCATCACCTCCGTGCAGGCACAGGCATAA